One Pedococcus aerophilus DNA window includes the following coding sequences:
- a CDS encoding PP2C family protein-serine/threonine phosphatase — MTRLQRTRTRFGRWGSGSTFALLVAVDLGLFWAMQAGDTWVPFSGYVLVAVLAGLFLAPRVLAFVDALVLVTAALTLVDRGASAPYYGAYTVLVIVMVIMFWVAASRARLGVQGNLGETMLVDLRDRLRTQGELPAMPEGWGAELSVLSAYGDSFSGDFLVTSKTDQILELALVDVSGKGIAAGTRSLLLSGAFGGLLGSLPHEQFLAAANSYLLRQHWDEGFASAAHAWINLASGEYSLASAGHPPAVRFSAGSGRWKVLEGDEGPVLGVTDEVGFPRVRGTLQRGDALLLYTDGVIEVRNRDLRDGIDRMLGTAEQMIGRGFEGMAAKMCAAARAGETDDRAAVLVWRR; from the coding sequence ATGACGCGTCTCCAGCGGACCCGCACCCGCTTCGGCCGGTGGGGATCGGGCAGCACGTTCGCGCTGCTCGTCGCCGTGGACCTCGGGCTGTTCTGGGCCATGCAGGCCGGGGACACGTGGGTGCCCTTCTCCGGATACGTCCTCGTCGCCGTTCTCGCCGGGCTGTTCCTCGCCCCCAGGGTTCTCGCGTTCGTCGACGCCCTCGTGCTGGTCACCGCTGCCCTCACCCTCGTCGACCGGGGTGCGTCGGCGCCCTACTACGGCGCGTACACCGTGCTGGTGATCGTCATGGTGATCATGTTCTGGGTCGCCGCGTCCCGGGCACGCCTCGGGGTGCAGGGCAACCTGGGGGAGACGATGCTCGTCGACCTGCGGGATCGACTCCGCACCCAGGGTGAGCTGCCGGCGATGCCCGAGGGCTGGGGGGCCGAGCTGTCCGTCCTGTCCGCCTACGGCGACTCGTTCTCCGGCGACTTCCTGGTGACGAGCAAGACCGACCAGATCCTCGAGCTCGCCCTCGTCGACGTGTCCGGCAAGGGCATCGCCGCCGGCACCCGCTCGCTGCTGCTGTCGGGCGCCTTCGGCGGGCTGCTCGGGTCGCTGCCGCACGAGCAGTTCCTCGCCGCGGCCAACTCCTACCTGCTGCGCCAGCACTGGGACGAGGGGTTCGCCAGCGCCGCCCACGCCTGGATCAACCTGGCGTCGGGGGAGTACAGCCTCGCCTCGGCAGGTCACCCGCCGGCGGTCCGCTTCTCCGCGGGCTCGGGCCGGTGGAAGGTGCTCGAGGGCGACGAGGGTCCGGTGCTCGGCGTCACCGACGAGGTCGGGTTCCCGCGGGTGCGCGGGACGCTGCAGCGTGGGGACGCGCTGCTGCTCTACACCGACGGCGTGATCGAGGTCCGCAACCGCGACCTGCGCGACGGGATCGACCGCATGCTCGGCACGGCCGAGCAGATGATCGGACGCGGCTTCGAGGGCATGGCCGCCAAGATGTGCGCCGCCGCCCGCGCCGGGGAGACCGACGACCGCGCCGCCGTGCTGGTCTGGCGCCGCTGA
- a CDS encoding DUF4395 domain-containing protein, translating to MRISRFPNIVDDIAVRLIAGVVLVVAVVALATQQWWLYAVLAVDFVLRTGWGPSASPIAQLVRRWVRPRVDAPPRWTAGPPKRFAAAIGAVLTVLATVLWLVGATVPVVVIGVVMVVFPALEALAGVCVGCIVFGWLMRLGVIPESICVECADISKRAAARKTASPA from the coding sequence ATGCGCATCTCCCGGTTCCCGAACATCGTCGACGACATCGCCGTCCGCCTCATCGCCGGCGTCGTCCTCGTCGTGGCCGTGGTCGCCCTCGCGACGCAGCAGTGGTGGCTCTACGCCGTCCTCGCCGTGGACTTCGTGCTGCGCACCGGATGGGGCCCGTCGGCGAGCCCGATCGCCCAGCTCGTGCGCCGGTGGGTCCGCCCGCGCGTGGACGCACCGCCGCGGTGGACCGCCGGCCCGCCCAAGCGCTTCGCCGCCGCGATCGGTGCCGTGCTCACCGTGCTCGCCACCGTCCTGTGGCTGGTCGGCGCCACCGTGCCGGTCGTCGTCATCGGGGTCGTCATGGTGGTGTTCCCGGCGCTGGAGGCCCTCGCCGGGGTCTGCGTCGGCTGCATCGTCTTCGGCTGGCTCATGCGCCTGGGGGTCATCCCCGAGTCGATCTGCGTCGAGTGCGCCGACATCAGCAAGCGCGCCGCCGCGCGGAAGACCGCCTCCCCGGCCTGA
- a CDS encoding globin, with protein MSTTGQFGSFFDEVGGHETFRKLVHEFYRGVADDPALRALYPEQDLGPAEDRLRLFLEQYWGGPTTYSEQRGHPRLRMRHHPFKVTPAQRDRWLLHMMAAVDTLDLPPANDLLLRDYLERAAFSLVNSLDED; from the coding sequence GTGAGCACCACCGGGCAGTTCGGCAGCTTCTTCGACGAGGTCGGCGGGCACGAGACCTTCCGCAAGCTCGTCCACGAGTTCTACCGCGGGGTCGCGGACGACCCCGCCCTGCGTGCGCTCTACCCCGAGCAGGACCTCGGACCCGCCGAGGACCGGCTGCGCCTGTTCCTCGAGCAGTACTGGGGCGGGCCGACGACCTACTCCGAGCAGCGCGGGCACCCCCGGCTGCGGATGCGCCACCACCCGTTCAAGGTCACTCCCGCCCAGCGGGACCGCTGGCTGCTGCACATGATGGCCGCCGTCGACACCCTCGACCTGCCGCCGGCGAACGACCTGCTGCTGCGCGACTACCTCGAGCGTGCCGCGTTCAGCCTCGTGAACAGCCTCGACGAGGACTGA
- a CDS encoding DsbA family protein — protein sequence MTATDVTETRSSAEFWFDPLCPWAWMTSRWMMEVEKVRPVDVTWSVMSLAVLNEGRDLPEEYRSMMDRAWGPVRVILAAAAEHGDKVVKPLYDAMGTRIHLGGEKDYGKVIVPALEEVGLPVELAEFADTDAHDDRLRASHQRGIDLVGDDVGTPVIAVNGVAFFGPVVSPAPKGEAAANLWDGCVLVAGTPGFFELKRSRTVGPIFD from the coding sequence GTGACTGCCACCGATGTGACCGAGACCCGTTCGTCCGCCGAGTTCTGGTTCGACCCGCTCTGCCCGTGGGCGTGGATGACCTCCCGCTGGATGATGGAGGTGGAGAAGGTCCGCCCCGTGGACGTCACCTGGTCGGTGATGAGCCTGGCCGTCCTCAACGAGGGACGCGACCTGCCCGAGGAGTACCGCTCGATGATGGACCGCGCCTGGGGGCCGGTCCGGGTCATCCTCGCCGCCGCCGCGGAGCACGGTGACAAGGTCGTCAAGCCGCTGTACGACGCCATGGGCACGCGGATCCACCTCGGCGGCGAGAAGGACTACGGCAAGGTCATCGTCCCGGCGCTCGAGGAGGTCGGCCTGCCGGTCGAGCTCGCCGAGTTCGCCGACACCGACGCGCACGACGACCGGCTCAGGGCCAGTCACCAGCGCGGCATCGACCTCGTCGGGGACGACGTGGGCACCCCGGTCATCGCCGTCAACGGTGTCGCCTTCTTCGGCCCGGTCGTCAGCCCCGCCCCCAAGGGTGAGGCGGCCGCGAACCTGTGGGACGGCTGCGTCCTCGTGGCAGGGACCCCCGGGTTCTTCGAGCTGAAGCGCAGCCGCACCGTCGGCCCGATCTTCGACTGA
- a CDS encoding ribose-5-phosphate isomerase gives MRVHIGGDHAAYELLGELVTFLEAEGHEVTNHGPHGYDAEDDYPVFVLRAAEAVAADPASLGVVLGGSGNGEQMAANKVRGIRAALCYNEELASLAREHNDAQVISIGGRMNTVDEAKAMVRTFLATPFSGADRHARRIAMVGAYEQDGTLPDLS, from the coding sequence ATGCGCGTCCACATCGGCGGCGACCACGCCGCATACGAGCTGCTCGGTGAGCTCGTCACCTTCCTCGAGGCCGAGGGCCACGAGGTCACCAACCACGGGCCGCACGGCTACGACGCGGAGGACGACTACCCCGTCTTCGTGCTGCGTGCCGCCGAGGCCGTCGCCGCCGACCCCGCGTCGCTGGGTGTCGTGCTGGGCGGCTCCGGCAACGGTGAGCAGATGGCCGCCAACAAGGTCCGCGGCATCCGCGCGGCCCTGTGCTACAACGAGGAGCTGGCCAGCCTGGCGCGCGAGCACAACGACGCGCAGGTCATCTCCATCGGTGGCCGCATGAACACCGTGGACGAGGCGAAGGCGATGGTGCGGACGTTCCTCGCGACGCCGTTCTCGGGTGCCGACCGACACGCTCGGCGGATCGCCATGGTCGGGGCGTACGAGCAGGACGGGACGCTGCCCGACCTGTCGTGA
- the pepN gene encoding aminopeptidase N — protein sequence MPGKNLTRDEAVARAAVVAVDHYDVALDLTTSEETFRTTTTVTFTSARVGESTFIDLIAPSVESITLNGESLDPATHFDGVRISLPALAEQNTLTVDATAAYMNTGEGLHRFVDPVDDEVYLYSQFEVADCRRMFTVFEQPDLKATYAFTVTAPSHWEVVSNSPTPEATPVRDGVATWAFPTTARMSCYITALVAGPYAVVRDEVQTRKGVVPLGIFCRKSMLEHLDADNIFDCTKRGFTFFENEFDCEYPFEKYDTLFTPEYNMGAMENAGAVTVNETYVFRAKVTEAIIERRALTLLHELAHMWFGDLVTMKWWNDLWLNESFAEWASTTCQAEATEWESAWTTFGISEKAWAYRQDQLSSTHPIVAPIRDLEDVEVNFDGITYAKGASVLKQLVAYVGREPFVAGLRAYFAKHAWGNTTLQDLLGELEATSGRDLGTWSKLWLETAGVNTLRPVVEVDDRGRISSATIEQTGAEGYATLRPHRLAIGLYSVQEEADGPVLVRTDRLELDVDGHSTDVPELLGRAVPDLLLVNDEDLAYAKIRLDERSLATALAHPRGFQDSLPRALVLGAAWDMTRDAEMSARAFIDLVLASLPGETNSTMLRTVLAQLQSAARLYVAADHRDEALATVSAGLRQLAESAEPASDAQLQLLTAYAAVQRGGEDATFLRGLLDGTRTLDGLAVDTEMRWMLLTALAAAGDATEAEIDAERERDNTSTGRERAARALAARPTAEVKAEAWQAGVEDTSLPNSVVEAIGLGFTQALDAELLRPYVQAYHDSLLGIWESRTHAIAESILVTYYPTVLADQDLLDASQGWLDTHPDAPAGLLRLVAENRDGVARALRAQSRDANA from the coding sequence GTGCCCGGCAAGAACCTGACCCGCGACGAAGCGGTCGCCCGCGCGGCCGTCGTCGCCGTCGACCACTACGACGTCGCGCTCGACCTGACGACGTCGGAGGAGACGTTCCGGACCACCACCACGGTGACGTTCACCAGCGCTCGGGTCGGGGAGTCCACCTTCATCGACCTCATCGCCCCCTCGGTCGAGTCGATCACCCTCAACGGTGAGTCGCTCGACCCGGCGACCCACTTCGACGGGGTCCGCATCAGCCTCCCGGCGCTCGCCGAGCAGAACACGCTCACGGTCGACGCCACCGCCGCCTACATGAACACCGGCGAGGGCCTGCACCGGTTCGTCGACCCGGTCGACGACGAGGTCTACCTCTACAGCCAGTTCGAGGTCGCCGACTGCCGCCGCATGTTCACGGTGTTCGAGCAGCCCGACCTCAAGGCCACGTACGCCTTCACCGTCACGGCGCCCTCGCACTGGGAGGTCGTGTCGAACTCCCCCACTCCCGAGGCGACGCCCGTGCGCGACGGCGTGGCGACCTGGGCATTCCCGACCACCGCGCGGATGTCCTGCTACATCACCGCCCTGGTCGCCGGACCGTACGCCGTCGTCCGCGACGAGGTGCAGACGCGCAAGGGCGTCGTGCCCCTCGGCATCTTCTGCCGCAAGTCGATGCTCGAGCACCTCGACGCCGACAACATCTTCGACTGCACCAAGCGCGGGTTCACGTTCTTCGAGAACGAGTTCGACTGCGAGTACCCGTTCGAGAAGTACGACACCCTCTTCACGCCCGAGTACAACATGGGCGCGATGGAGAACGCCGGGGCCGTCACGGTCAACGAGACCTACGTGTTCCGCGCCAAGGTGACCGAGGCGATCATCGAGCGCCGCGCCCTCACCCTGCTGCACGAGCTGGCCCACATGTGGTTCGGCGACCTCGTGACCATGAAGTGGTGGAACGACCTGTGGCTCAACGAGTCGTTCGCCGAGTGGGCGTCGACGACGTGCCAGGCCGAGGCCACCGAGTGGGAGTCCGCGTGGACGACCTTCGGCATCAGCGAGAAGGCCTGGGCCTACCGCCAGGACCAGCTGTCCTCGACCCACCCGATCGTCGCGCCGATCCGCGACCTCGAGGACGTCGAGGTCAACTTCGACGGCATCACCTACGCCAAGGGCGCCTCGGTGCTCAAGCAGCTCGTCGCCTACGTCGGCCGTGAGCCGTTCGTCGCGGGACTGCGGGCCTACTTCGCCAAGCACGCGTGGGGCAACACCACGCTCCAGGACCTCCTCGGTGAGCTCGAGGCCACCTCGGGCCGCGACCTCGGCACCTGGTCCAAGCTCTGGCTGGAGACCGCCGGTGTCAACACCCTGCGTCCCGTCGTCGAGGTCGACGACCGCGGCCGGATCTCCTCGGCGACGATCGAGCAGACCGGCGCCGAGGGGTACGCGACCCTGCGTCCGCACCGCCTCGCCATCGGCCTCTACTCCGTCCAGGAGGAGGCCGACGGCCCGGTGCTCGTCCGCACCGACCGGCTCGAGCTCGACGTCGACGGCCACTCCACGGACGTCCCCGAGCTGCTCGGTCGCGCCGTTCCCGACCTGCTGCTCGTCAACGACGAGGACCTCGCCTACGCCAAGATCCGCCTCGACGAGCGTTCGCTCGCCACCGCCCTGGCCCACCCGCGCGGCTTCCAGGACAGCCTTCCCCGCGCCCTGGTCCTGGGCGCGGCCTGGGACATGACGCGCGACGCGGAGATGTCGGCCCGCGCCTTCATCGACCTCGTCCTCGCGTCGTTGCCCGGCGAGACCAACTCGACCATGCTGCGCACCGTCCTCGCGCAGCTGCAGAGCGCGGCGCGCCTGTACGTCGCGGCCGACCACCGCGACGAGGCCCTGGCCACCGTCTCGGCCGGGCTGCGACAGCTGGCCGAGTCCGCGGAGCCGGCCAGCGACGCCCAGCTCCAGCTGCTGACCGCGTATGCCGCCGTGCAGCGCGGCGGTGAGGACGCCACCTTCCTGCGTGGCCTGCTCGACGGCACCCGCACCCTTGACGGCCTCGCGGTCGACACCGAGATGCGCTGGATGCTGCTGACCGCCCTCGCGGCCGCCGGCGACGCCACCGAGGCCGAGATCGACGCTGAGCGCGAGCGCGACAACACCTCGACGGGTCGCGAGCGGGCCGCCCGGGCGCTGGCCGCCCGGCCGACGGCAGAGGTCAAGGCCGAGGCGTGGCAGGCCGGCGTGGAGGACACCTCCCTGCCGAACTCCGTCGTCGAGGCGATCGGCCTCGGGTTCACCCAGGCCCTCGACGCCGAGCTGCTGCGCCCCTACGTGCAGGCGTACCACGACAGCCTGCTCGGCATCTGGGAGTCGCGGACGCACGCCATCGCCGAGTCGATCCTGGTGACCTACTACCCCACCGTCCTCGCCGACCAGGATCTGCTGGACGCGTCGCAGGGCTGGCTGGACACCCACCCCGACGCCCCCGCGGGCCTGCTGCGCCTCGTGGCCGAGAACCGCGACGGCGTGGCCCGTGCCCTGCGGGCCCAGTCCCGGGACGCGAATGCCTGA
- a CDS encoding zinc metalloprotease codes for MRVRTPLRLGVLAAAAVLLFGTGSASSVSASPTRTSGSAGVEACLSDTSGARVMKGATAKEPELYSKNEANAYGVLKNLPTLADGSVRIPTVFHMVGKDEFTAAEKQRWNTLIAAQMKVLNDSYSGATAGDAADTPFRFDLKQTTWTVNPAWYTVVPGKNERDMKQALYTGDARTLNVYAADIGGGLLGWAYFPKGYNNGRDFIDGVVMLDESMPGGTAGKYALGDTLTHEVGHWLMLEHTFAHGCAASGDYVADTPREAMPQFDCPTGADTCTAPGLDPIHNFMDYTQDSCMNMFTQGQADRMSDAWRQFRAGGGKS; via the coding sequence ATGCGCGTCCGTACCCCGTTGCGCCTCGGCGTGCTCGCCGCTGCCGCGGTGCTGCTGTTCGGCACCGGCTCGGCCAGCTCGGTCAGCGCCTCGCCCACCCGGACGTCCGGGTCGGCCGGCGTCGAGGCCTGCCTGTCCGACACCAGCGGCGCCCGCGTCATGAAGGGGGCGACGGCCAAGGAGCCCGAGCTCTACTCCAAGAACGAGGCCAACGCCTACGGCGTGCTCAAGAACCTCCCGACGCTCGCCGACGGCAGCGTCCGCATCCCCACCGTGTTCCACATGGTCGGCAAGGACGAGTTCACCGCGGCGGAGAAGCAGCGGTGGAACACGCTCATCGCCGCCCAGATGAAGGTCCTCAACGACTCGTACTCCGGTGCCACCGCGGGCGACGCGGCCGACACCCCGTTCCGGTTCGACCTCAAGCAGACCACCTGGACGGTCAACCCCGCCTGGTACACCGTGGTTCCCGGCAAGAACGAGCGCGACATGAAGCAGGCGCTCTACACCGGCGACGCGCGGACGCTCAACGTCTACGCGGCCGACATCGGCGGCGGCCTGCTCGGCTGGGCCTACTTCCCCAAGGGCTACAACAACGGTCGTGACTTCATCGACGGTGTCGTCATGCTCGACGAGTCGATGCCGGGCGGCACGGCCGGCAAGTACGCCCTCGGCGACACGCTCACCCACGAGGTCGGCCACTGGCTCATGCTCGAGCACACCTTCGCCCACGGCTGCGCGGCCTCCGGCGACTACGTGGCCGACACCCCCCGCGAGGCCATGCCGCAGTTCGACTGCCCGACCGGCGCCGACACCTGCACCGCACCCGGGCTCGACCCGATCCACAACTTCATGGACTACACGCAGGACTCCTGCATGAACATGTTCACCCAGGGTCAGGCCGACCGGATGAGCGACGCGTGGCGCCAGTTCCGGGCCGGCGGCGGCAAGAGCTGA
- a CDS encoding glycoside hydrolase family 13 protein — protein sequence MTDTLSTTSDVTSDATSGATHLTHLLHPADSADAAWWRHAVIYQIYPRSWADGDGDGIGDLPGVTARLPYLKALGVDAIWFSPFYTSPQADAGYDVADYRDIDPLFGTLADADELVAKAHDLGLKIIVDLVPNHSSDEHVWFQAALAAGPGSPERARYIFRDGKGEHGELPPNDWRSVFGGDGWTRVTEPDGTPGQWYLHLFDTKQPDFDWDNPEVGDEFESILRFWLDRGIDGFRVDVAHGLIKEPGLPDYDVEQHLLDGELKPGSPVPPMWDQDAVHDVYRRWRKVLDSYGTPDRILCAEAWVRPQERAVRYVRPDEMHQAFNFDFLKAQWTAEDLRSTIASSLEAADSVGAPSTWVLSNHDVVRHASRLGLPVGERQPNGISATDPQPDRALGLKRARAATALMLSLPGGAYLYQAEELGLPESTDMPGEFRQDPTFIRTKGEEIGRDGCRVPIPWEKDAPAFGFGPSDQTWLPQPEVYGEYAVDQQDGVEGSTLELYRTLLRTRRERALGTGGLEAVDGFGDDVVALVNTGSGDADDATTLVVANLGSEPVQLPEGVTVLVASGPLTDDGAVPTDTTVWASL from the coding sequence GTGACTGACACCCTCTCCACGACGTCCGACGTGACCTCCGACGCCACCTCCGGCGCAACGCACCTGACCCACCTCCTCCACCCGGCCGACTCGGCCGACGCCGCCTGGTGGCGCCACGCGGTGATCTACCAGATCTACCCGCGCTCCTGGGCCGACGGCGACGGTGACGGCATCGGCGACCTGCCCGGCGTGACCGCCCGCCTGCCCTACCTCAAGGCGCTCGGCGTGGACGCGATCTGGTTCAGCCCCTTCTACACCTCGCCCCAGGCCGACGCCGGGTACGACGTCGCCGACTACCGCGACATCGACCCGCTGTTCGGCACCCTCGCCGACGCCGACGAGCTCGTCGCCAAGGCCCACGACCTCGGGCTCAAGATCATCGTCGACCTCGTCCCCAACCACAGCAGCGACGAGCACGTGTGGTTCCAGGCCGCGCTGGCCGCCGGACCCGGAAGCCCCGAGCGGGCGCGGTACATCTTCCGGGACGGCAAGGGCGAGCACGGCGAGCTGCCCCCGAACGACTGGCGCTCGGTCTTCGGCGGCGACGGCTGGACGCGCGTCACCGAGCCCGACGGCACCCCCGGCCAGTGGTACCTGCACCTGTTCGACACCAAGCAGCCCGACTTCGACTGGGACAACCCCGAGGTCGGCGACGAGTTCGAGTCGATCCTGCGCTTCTGGCTCGACCGCGGTATCGACGGCTTCCGGGTCGACGTCGCCCACGGCCTCATCAAGGAGCCGGGTCTGCCGGACTACGACGTGGAGCAGCACCTGCTCGACGGTGAGCTCAAGCCCGGCTCCCCCGTCCCGCCGATGTGGGACCAGGACGCGGTCCACGACGTGTACCGCCGCTGGCGCAAGGTCCTGGACTCCTACGGCACCCCGGACCGCATCCTGTGCGCCGAGGCCTGGGTCCGCCCGCAGGAGCGCGCGGTGCGCTACGTGCGCCCCGACGAGATGCACCAGGCGTTCAACTTCGACTTCCTCAAGGCCCAGTGGACCGCCGAGGACCTGCGCAGCACCATCGCCTCCTCCCTCGAGGCCGCGGACTCCGTCGGCGCCCCGAGCACCTGGGTGCTGTCCAACCACGACGTCGTGCGCCACGCGTCGCGCCTCGGCCTGCCCGTCGGCGAGCGCCAGCCCAACGGCATCAGCGCCACCGACCCGCAGCCCGACCGTGCCCTCGGCCTGAAGCGCGCCCGTGCCGCTACCGCACTCATGCTGTCGCTGCCCGGTGGCGCCTACCTCTACCAGGCGGAGGAGCTCGGCCTGCCCGAGTCGACCGACATGCCGGGCGAGTTCCGCCAGGACCCGACCTTCATCCGCACGAAGGGCGAGGAGATCGGGCGCGACGGCTGCCGCGTCCCGATCCCGTGGGAGAAGGACGCCCCGGCGTTCGGGTTCGGCCCGTCCGACCAGACGTGGCTGCCCCAGCCCGAGGTCTACGGCGAGTACGCCGTCGACCAGCAGGACGGTGTGGAGGGGTCGACCCTCGAGCTCTACCGCACCCTGCTGCGCACCCGCCGCGAGCGCGCGCTCGGCACCGGTGGCCTCGAGGCCGTCGACGGGTTCGGCGACGACGTCGTCGCCCTCGTCAACACCGGCTCCGGCGACGCCGACGACGCCACCACCCTCGTGGTCGCCAACCTCGGCAGCGAGCCGGTGCAGCTCCCCGAGGGCGTCACCGTCCTCGTGGCGTCGGGTCCGCTCACCGACGACGGCGCGGTGCCGACCGACACGACGGTCTGGGCCTCGCTCTGA
- the trmB gene encoding tRNA (guanine(46)-N(7))-methyltransferase TrmB: MEPMRDTGRVRSYGARRGRLSALTLDRLERLVPHHEIPDGVLDPVGAFGRSAPVVLEIGCGHGAAALAYAATHPEHDLVAVDVFTPALARMLAEAERQGLGNLWMHRGDAVQLLEERIPPQSLAAVHLFFPDPWPKAKHVKRRFLAPYNLDLVASRLVPGGHLLVATDHPVHAVHARDVLGADQRFEVVEGERPVWRPTDGFEAKGLLAGRSTTEFRATLVG, translated from the coding sequence ATGGAGCCCATGCGTGACACCGGACGGGTGCGGTCGTACGGCGCTCGCCGGGGACGGCTGTCCGCGCTCACCCTCGACCGGCTCGAGCGGCTCGTCCCGCACCACGAGATCCCCGACGGCGTGCTCGACCCCGTGGGAGCCTTCGGCCGCAGCGCGCCCGTCGTCCTCGAGATCGGGTGCGGCCACGGCGCTGCTGCCCTCGCCTACGCCGCGACGCACCCGGAGCACGACCTCGTCGCCGTCGACGTCTTCACCCCCGCCCTCGCGCGGATGCTCGCCGAGGCGGAGCGCCAGGGCCTGGGCAACCTGTGGATGCACCGAGGTGACGCCGTCCAGCTGCTCGAGGAGCGCATCCCTCCACAGTCCCTCGCTGCGGTGCACCTGTTCTTCCCGGACCCGTGGCCCAAGGCCAAGCACGTGAAGAGGCGCTTCCTCGCGCCGTACAACCTCGACCTGGTCGCCTCGCGGCTCGTCCCCGGCGGGCACCTGCTCGTGGCCACCGACCACCCCGTGCACGCCGTCCACGCCCGGGACGTGCTCGGCGCGGACCAGCGCTTCGAGGTGGTCGAGGGGGAGCGGCCGGTATGGCGCCCGACCGACGGGTTCGAGGCGAAGGGGCTCCTGGCGGGGCGCTCGACCACGGAGTTCCGCGCCACGCTCGTGGGCTGA
- a CDS encoding mechanosensitive ion channel family protein, with amino-acid sequence MPESFLGTLTSLTPDGVWDWFRGVPLRIVLIVLGAVVLRWVLLRSIGRVVKVTLAKSDARRSQEPGRVGRAGNALANVAGIDRERHRQRTLTMGSLLRSMVTFVVALVAILTVMAELGIDLAPVLATAGVGGVALGFGAQSLVKDFLSGIFMILEDQYGVGDIIDTGEAIGTVEEVSLRITRLRDASGVVWYIRNGEIIRIGNKSQGWSTAIVDLPVSYAENIERAISVIRGVVHEMDQDPSMQEVLLEEPNVVGVESITGNVVTIRIIAKTAPEQQYGVSREIRERVKAAFDEHHIKAPVMTPFGPAGGTT; translated from the coding sequence ATGCCTGAGTCGTTCCTGGGCACCCTCACCTCGCTCACGCCGGACGGCGTGTGGGACTGGTTCCGCGGGGTCCCCCTGCGGATCGTCCTCATCGTCCTCGGCGCGGTCGTCCTGCGGTGGGTGCTGCTGCGCTCGATCGGCCGCGTCGTCAAGGTGACGCTCGCCAAGTCGGACGCGCGGCGGTCGCAGGAGCCCGGTCGGGTCGGGCGCGCGGGCAACGCCCTGGCCAACGTCGCAGGGATCGACCGTGAGCGCCACCGCCAGCGCACGCTGACGATGGGGTCGCTGCTGCGCAGCATGGTCACCTTCGTCGTGGCCCTGGTCGCGATCCTCACGGTGATGGCCGAGCTCGGCATCGACCTCGCACCGGTGCTCGCCACCGCCGGCGTCGGTGGTGTGGCCCTCGGCTTCGGTGCGCAGAGCCTCGTCAAGGACTTCCTCTCCGGGATCTTCATGATCCTCGAGGACCAGTACGGCGTCGGCGACATCATCGACACCGGTGAGGCCATCGGCACGGTCGAGGAGGTCTCGCTGCGGATCACCCGGCTGCGGGACGCCAGCGGTGTGGTCTGGTACATCCGCAACGGCGAGATCATCCGCATCGGCAACAAGAGCCAGGGCTGGTCCACGGCCATCGTCGACCTGCCGGTCTCCTACGCCGAGAACATCGAGCGGGCCATCTCCGTCATCCGCGGTGTCGTCCACGAGATGGACCAGGACCCGTCGATGCAGGAGGTCCTCCTGGAGGAGCCGAACGTCGTCGGCGTCGAGTCCATCACCGGCAACGTCGTCACGATCCGGATCATCGCCAAGACCGCGCCGGAGCAGCAGTACGGCGTCTCCCGCGAGATCCGCGAGCGCGTCAAGGCCGCCTTCGACGAGCACCACATCAAGGCCCCGGTCATGACGCCGTTCGGGCCGGCGGGGGGCACGACGTGA